Sequence from the Hamadaea flava genome:
CCGCTCACGGCCGAAGAGGTCTGGCGCGGGCTCACCGGCGGCCGCTCGGTCCACCTGGCCGACTGGCCCGCGGCTGCCGCGCTGCCCACCGACGACGAGCTGGTCGCCACGATGGACCAGGTCCGCGAGGTCTGTTCCGCCGCGTTGTCCCTCCGCAAGTCGCAAGGGCTGCGGGTACGCCTGCCGCTGGCGAAGCTGACGGTGGCGGCCGAGGGGGCCGACCGGTTGGAGCCGTTCACGGAGTTGATCGCCGATGAGGTGAACGTGAAGGCCGTCGAGCTGACCGAGGACGTCTCGGCGCACTGCGAGCAGGTGCTGAACGTCGTGCCGCGGGTCCTCGGGCCGCGCGTCGGCGGGGCGGTGCAGTCGGTGATCAAGGCGGTCAAGGCGGGCGAGTGGTCGCTGGTCGACGGTGCTCCGGTGGCGGCCGGCGTGACCTTGGCCGAGGGCGAGTACGAGCTGAAGCTGGTCGCGGCGGCCGGCGAGTCGGCGGCTCCGATGACGGGCGGGGTCGTCCTGCTCGACACCGAGGTCACGCCGGAACTGGCCGCCGAGGGCCTGGCCCGGGACGTCGTACGCGCGGTGCAGCAGGCCCGACGGGACGCCGACCTGCACGTCTCCGACCGGATCGCGCTGCGGCTGGCGGGCTCGCCCGCGGTCGAGGCGGCGGTCCGGGCGCACGAGTCGTTCGTGGCGGGCGAGGTACTGGCCACCTCGGTGGCGTACGGCCCGGTCGAGGGCGGCTTCACCGGCGAGGCGGGTGACGGCGAGTCCGTCACCGTCTCCGTCGCCCGCGTCTGACAGTCCACGTTCGGCGGCGGATCAGGGACCCACATTCCTGATCCGCCGCTGATCTTGGGTGCACCTGGTGTGATCTGCGTTCCAGAAACGCGCGGACGCGTTCCGGCGGCGGTTTCGGCTTCAGCTGACTACGGTATGTTCAGCGGCGGTCTCGTGGGGACGAGCGGACGACGCAGGAGGCAAGCGGTGCCCGTGCTTTACACGGTGGGTCAGTGGACGGTCGCTCCACTCCTGAAGCTCGGCTGGGCGCCCGAGATCGAGGGCCGGGAGAACATTCCCGAGACGGGTGGGGCGATCTTCGCCGGCAACCATCTCTCGGTGGCGGACGAGTTCATGCTCGGCGCGGTCGTCAGCCCGCGGCGGGTCTCGTTCTGGGCGAAGTCCGACTACTTCACCGGCAAGGGCCCGTCCGGCCTCTTCTTCCGGACCCTGATGAACGGCCTGGGCGCGATCCCGGTCAACCGGGAGGGTGGCCGGGCGGCGCTGAGCGCCTTCGACTCGGCCATCCCGGTCCTGCAGGAGGGTGGCCTGGTCTGCGTCTACCCCGAAGGCACCCGGTCGCCCGACGGGCGGCTCTACCGGGGGCGTACGGGGGTGGCGCGGCTGGCGCTCGCGGCCGGGGTGCCGATCATCCCGGTGGGTTCGCAGGGCACCGACAAGATCCAGCCGACCGGCCAGGTGCTGCCGAAGCTCAGGCGCGGCGAGGTGACGATCAAGTTCGGCAAGCCGATCGTCGTCGACAAGTGGCAGGACGCCGAGAGCACCTCGTCGGCCGCCCGGGAGATCACCGACACCGTGATGTCCGCCATCCAGGCTCTGACCGGCCAGGAGTACGTGCCGCGGTACGCGCCCAAGCGGGTGGAGAGCTGACCGGGGCAGCCGGGTAGTCTCAATTCTTATGGGTTCGAACAGTCTGACCGCGGCACCGACCGTCTGGCCGCAGCTGGAGCGGCTGCTTCCGCTGATCTCCAAGCCGATCCAATACGTCGGCGGAGAGCTCGGCGCGACGGTGAAGGAGTGGGACTCCGTCACGGTGCGCTGGGCGCTGTCGTACCCGGACGCGTACGAGGTCGGCCTGCCCAACCAGGGCGTGCAGATCCTCTACGAGGTGCTGAACGAGCAGCCTGACGTGCTCGCCGAGCGGACCTACGCGGTCTGGCCGGACCTCGAGAAGCTGATGCGGGAGCGGGGCGTGCCCCAGTTCACCGTCGACGCCCACCGGCCGGTACGCGATTTCGACGTGTTCGGCATCTCGTTCGCGACCGAGCTGGGCTACACGAACATGCTCACCATGCTCGACCTGGCCGGGATTCCGCTGGACGCGGCCGCCCGGGACGAGTCGCACCCGGTGGTGGTCGCGGGCGGGCACGCCGCGTTCAACCCGGAGCCCATCGCCGACTTCATCGACGCCGCCGTGCTCGGTGACGGTGAGGAGGCGGTCCTCGAGATCACGCAGATCGTGCGCCAGTGGAAGTCCGAGGGCTCCCCGGGCGGCCGCGACGAGCTGCTGCTGCGCCTCGCTCGCACCGAGTCGGTGTACGTGCCCCGTTTCTACGACGTGGACTACCTGCCCGACGGGCGGATCCAGCGGGTCGTGCCGAACCGGGCGGACGTGCCGTTCCGGGTCCACAAGCGGACCACCATGGATCTGGACGCCTGGCCGTACCCCAAGAAGCCGCTCGTGCCGCTGGCCGAGACGGTGCACGAGCGGTTCGCCGTCGAGATCTTCCGCGGCTGTACGCGCGGCTGCCGGTTCTGCCAGGCGGGCATGATCACCCGGCCTGTCCGGGAGCGGTCGATCACCACTGTGGGGCAGATGGTGAAGGAGGGGCTGGAGTTCTCCGGCTTCCACGAGGTCGGTCTGCTGTCGCTGTCCAGCGCCGACCACAGCGAGATCGGCGACATCTGCTCCGGCCTCGCCGACCAGTACCAGGGCACCAACGTCTCCCTGTCGTTGCCGTCGACCCGGGTGGACGCCTTCAACGTGGATCTGGCCAAGGAGCTGTCCCGCAACGGGCGGCGTACCGGTCTGACGTTCGCTCCCGAGGGCGGCTCGGAGCGGATGCGCAAGGTCATCAACAAGATGGTCACCGAAGAGGACCTGATCCGGACGGTCGTGACGGCGTACACCAACGGCTGGCGGCAGGTGAAGCTCTACTTCATGTGCGGGCTGCCCACCGAGACCGACGAGGACGTGCTCCAGATCGCCCGGCTCGCGCACGAGGTGATCAAGGCCGGGCGGGCCGCCACCGGCACCCGGGACATCCGCTGCACCGTGTCCATCGGCGGGTTCGTGCCGAAGCCACACACCCCGTTCCAGTGGGCGTCCATGGAACGGCCGGAGGTCATCGACGACCGGCTGCGCCAGCTCAAGCAGGCGATCAACGCCGACAAGTCGGTCGGCCGGGCGATCGGGCTGCGCTACCACGACGGTGAGCCGTCCCTGATCGAGGGCCTGCTCGCACGGGGCGACCGCCGCGTCGGCGCGGTCATCCGGCGGGTCTGGGAGAACGGCGGCCGCTTCGACGGCTGGAGCGAGCACTTCGACTACCGGCGCTGGGTGGACTCGGCCGCCGAGGTCCTCCCGGCGTACGGGGTGGACCTGGACTGGTTCACCGTCCGGGAGCGTGACGAGCTGGAGGTCCTGCCCTGGGACCACCTCGACTCCGGGCTGGACAAGGACTGGCTCTGGCAGGACTGGCAGGACTCGCTGCGCGAGTACGAGCAGGACGACTGCCGGTGGACGCCCTGTTTCGACTGTGGTGTCTGCCCCGCGATGGACACCGAGATCCAGATCGGCCCGACCGGCCGCAAACTGCTCCCGCTGACGCCCGTCGGAGGACTCCGGCACGCCCACACATCGTGACGTCAGAGGAGTAGCCGCCAGGGGCGTACGCAGTGGTCACAGGGCTGGTAGCCTGACCTCCGCTCACACAGAATCCGGTGAAACCCTCGCCGCCGTACGGCGTGCCACCTTGTGACGGAACGGACGACATGCCTCGGTGGGTTATGGCCTGTGGCCTGCTTCTTTTGGCCTGGGCCCTGGGGTTCGGGCTGGTCGCGCTCCACGTGGCCTGGCTGCTCGTCCCGATCGCCTGGCTGAGCGTCGCCGCGCTGCTGCGCGTCGGGGAGTCACTGCTGGATCGGCTGATCGCCGGTGCGCTGGTGATCACCGGTTTCGTCATGGCGGCCGGTCTCGTCTTCTCGGTCTGGCCGTGGGGGCTCGACCCGGCACCGGTCGCGGGGGTGACGCTGAGCGCGGTCGTCCTCGCGGGCGTGCTCTCCGGCCGCCGCCCGCGCCTGCCCCGCCCGCAATGGCGGGATGCCGTTCCGGTCGGGGCCTCCCTGGTGATCACCACCCTGGCCGCGCTGCCGTACCTCCGGGCGACCGACTTCGCCGGCGTCCTCGGCGCGATGATGAGCGGCGAGGACTCGTCCCGGCATGCCAGCCTGGTCGATCAGATCCGCGACATCGGGGCGTACACCTTCATCCATCCTCGGATGACCAGCGACATCCTCAACCCCGGCATGTCGGACTATCCGCAGGGCTGGCACCTGGTCGCCGCGATCATCGAGAACCTGCTCACCTCGACGACGCGCCTGGGTTCCGGGGAGAACGGCATCGTCCTGCTCGTGGTCCTGATGCTGGCGACCTTCTTCGCGTTGATGCTGGTGGTCACGTGGGGCGCCGGCCGGGTGGCCGGGCCGCGCCGCAGCCCGGGGGCGTACCTGCTGATCGTGCTCGGGGCCGGCTGGCTCGCCGCCTGGTCCGAACTGGTCCGCACGATGGTCTACACCTATCCCGCGGAAATGGCCTGCCTGGCCTTCCTCGGCGCGCTGGTCGTCGCGGTCGTCCGCCCGGCGGTCAAGGTACGCGACCAGATCGTGCTGATCGCGGCGCTGACGATCGGCGTCGGGTCGACCTACTACCTCTTCCTACCGATCGCGGTCGTCATCGCCGTCGGCGGAGTGATCATGGATCGCCGGCGGATGCGGCGGGTGCCGTTCTCGGTCGCCGCCGGTGTCCTGGTCGCCGGCCTCTCAGCCGCACAGGCGGCGGCGGCGGTCGTGC
This genomic interval carries:
- a CDS encoding lysophospholipid acyltransferase family protein produces the protein MPVLYTVGQWTVAPLLKLGWAPEIEGRENIPETGGAIFAGNHLSVADEFMLGAVVSPRRVSFWAKSDYFTGKGPSGLFFRTLMNGLGAIPVNREGGRAALSAFDSAIPVLQEGGLVCVYPEGTRSPDGRLYRGRTGVARLALAAGVPIIPVGSQGTDKIQPTGQVLPKLRRGEVTIKFGKPIVVDKWQDAESTSSAAREITDTVMSAIQALTGQEYVPRYAPKRVES
- a CDS encoding TIGR03960 family B12-binding radical SAM protein — translated: MGSNSLTAAPTVWPQLERLLPLISKPIQYVGGELGATVKEWDSVTVRWALSYPDAYEVGLPNQGVQILYEVLNEQPDVLAERTYAVWPDLEKLMRERGVPQFTVDAHRPVRDFDVFGISFATELGYTNMLTMLDLAGIPLDAAARDESHPVVVAGGHAAFNPEPIADFIDAAVLGDGEEAVLEITQIVRQWKSEGSPGGRDELLLRLARTESVYVPRFYDVDYLPDGRIQRVVPNRADVPFRVHKRTTMDLDAWPYPKKPLVPLAETVHERFAVEIFRGCTRGCRFCQAGMITRPVRERSITTVGQMVKEGLEFSGFHEVGLLSLSSADHSEIGDICSGLADQYQGTNVSLSLPSTRVDAFNVDLAKELSRNGRRTGLTFAPEGGSERMRKVINKMVTEEDLIRTVVTAYTNGWRQVKLYFMCGLPTETDEDVLQIARLAHEVIKAGRAATGTRDIRCTVSIGGFVPKPHTPFQWASMERPEVIDDRLRQLKQAINADKSVGRAIGLRYHDGEPSLIEGLLARGDRRVGAVIRRVWENGGRFDGWSEHFDYRRWVDSAAEVLPAYGVDLDWFTVRERDELEVLPWDHLDSGLDKDWLWQDWQDSLREYEQDDCRWTPCFDCGVCPAMDTEIQIGPTGRKLLPLTPVGGLRHAHTS
- a CDS encoding DUF6541 family protein, with protein sequence MPRWVMACGLLLLAWALGFGLVALHVAWLLVPIAWLSVAALLRVGESLLDRLIAGALVITGFVMAAGLVFSVWPWGLDPAPVAGVTLSAVVLAGVLSGRRPRLPRPQWRDAVPVGASLVITTLAALPYLRATDFAGVLGAMMSGEDSSRHASLVDQIRDIGAYTFIHPRMTSDILNPGMSDYPQGWHLVAAIIENLLTSTTRLGSGENGIVLLVVLMLATFFALMLVVTWGAGRVAGPRRSPGAYLLIVLGAGWLAAWSELVRTMVYTYPAEMACLAFLGALVVAVVRPAVKVRDQIVLIAALTIGVGSTYYLFLPIAVVIAVGGVIMDRRRMRRVPFSVAAGVLVAGLSAAQAAAAVVLGKRDEQIAVGALGDIRPIEIALFALLIIAGVVLGRRRPAWRRYAVPLVTALAAAVGILLYQVLSGGDPGYYFGKMLHVVVLVLILGVAAVGEVAGPALRRLSSRPRVRTTAAVGVLAVFAVGQIVFGIPSLTDFPWLTSQAAAKTGLPSQARTIVAVHRACPTDPDRPTVVFFSDPEQRYGYSESIFLAALQRQAGRGYRVAYSLPWSSVEKRADAIVRRATKPVRIVVGDEGARAALATALRASPERAANVELVDLAAITTSGQCQTVAP